Genomic DNA from Paenibacillus sp. KS-LC4:
AGCGATTTTTCCGTTACCGCCAGCAAATGCTTTGCTTCATCGGTTACCTCTCCAACCGCATAGGACCATGCCGAATCGGCAAGCCAGCCGTTCAGGTTGACGACCATGTCGATGGTCACGATATCGCCTTCCTTGAGCTTCTCCTTCTTCGGAAAGCCGTGGCATATAATATCATTCGTAGAGGCACAGGTCGCGTATGGGTAGCCGTTATAGCCTTTCTGCTCCGGCGTAGCGCCATTTTGCTTCATGAATTTTTCTGCAAACTGGTCAATTTCATGCGTCGTGATGCCGGGCTGAATGAGCTTGGCAATTTGCCTGTGGCATTCAGCCAATATTTTACCCGCCTCATGCATGCGGTTGATTTCCGCCTCGGTCTTAATAATGATCATTTCCGTTCCTTCTTTCCATCAAATTAACCCGGCTTCGTTCCGGGACTTCGCCAGAAGCTCCGCTAGAAGCCACATGCCTATGCTCATCGTAGCATATTATGATAAATATGCGAATATGGGCTGGACCATGACGCCGCTTTTTCGCTTGCTTCCTAGACTTTAGTCTAGTTCGCCGCTTTACCTCTAGCATGACGACATACTGCGTGGGGCTGTGCTATGCTATTGTAGCTAAGAAAAACAACGGATAAATAAATTAAAGAGGAGAGATAAGAGAAATGTTAAAGCGCTCGATTATCGGCCCCGCCCTTATGCTGATTGGTGTATTTCTTTATTTCAACCAAGGCCAGTCATTTGGAGCGGGCGCTGTGTTCGCGAATTTTTGGGCCAGCATGTTCATCATTCCGCTAGGACTGTTTTTCCACTGGCTGTATTTTGGCGTGACAGGCGGCAAAGGGGTCGGGCTGCTCATCCCGGGAGGCATTTTGTTCACCGTCGGACTCGTCTGCCAGCTCTCCACGTTATTCTCGGCGTGGCATATTTTGTGGCCGGGCTTTATTTTGGCGGTAGCGATCGGCTTGTTTGAATTTTATTGGTTCGGCAGCCGCAACAAGTGGCTGCTTATCCCGATTAATATTTTAGCCGTCCTGTCGCTGCTGTTCTTTGGCGTCTTCTCGCTGAGCGCCGCCTCCGGACAGCTTGCCACCGTGCAGCCGCTGCTCGCCATTGCTCTTATTATTGTAGGAGCCTTCGCTATGCTGTCGCGCAAGAAAGAGCAATAATCGCATAGGCCAGAGCCTCCGGCTTCGCTTGAAGGGATCGCCCTTCTATAGCGAAACCGGATTTTTTATGCCTTAAGCTCTGCCCTGCTCATCCGAGCGTGGCAATCCGTTAGAAACGCCTGCGGCCGGTCGATAAAGATATAAACCTCTCTAACGCTGCGCTGGCTGGCGAACAGACCGTATCCAATACCTTCTTCTTTTAACCGAATGCTTACGTTTGGCTCCACTCCCTGCGGCTGAATAGCCGATGTCGATGTCCCTACCTGCGTACCACGTTCTTTGAGCTCTTCAGGCGGAAGCAGCGTGACAGACTTCACGTTGCTTATGTCCACCTCCATTCGCAATTGAATACCGAACTGGATACGGATGCTCTGATCATTCACCAAAATCGGGTTCAACTGCATGGCCCGGTAGTTCGCCAGCAGAAATATAATGAAAAGCAGATTGCTGACCGACAGCAACCAAGCAGCGCCGAGCGACCACTGCGCCAGCAGGAAGTGCAGCAGCGCGCCTTCTAAAATAAGAATTTTAGTTATAAACAGCAGCATAATTAACGCATTGGAATTTTCATGACAGCTATAGGCGGCTGTATCCACACGGATATAAGGCTTTTTTCGCCATGCCAGAAAAGCATAATAAACGACAGATATATCCTGCATTAGCCAGGCTGCTATACGTGGAGAGCGAATAGCGCTTTGCAGACTGATTCGCATCGTATCCAAAGGATGGGCATCCGGCTGACGACTGCTTTTGAACGCTCTAACAACACGGTACAGCTTATACAGCTCATAGCAGACGAAGAGCAGCTCCAGCGGGAGCAGCGTATACTTGACGAAAGCAAGCGCCGCATTGTCCGTTTCCGGCATTAGCAGCAGAAGCGCAAAATAGCCTAAAATTGCGAAGGGTAGAACGCCGAGCAGCGGCTTTTTTATTTTTCTATAAACAAAAACATAAAGCAGCAGCGGAATGACCATTACAAAATCTGCTGCGATAGCTGGGCCCAGCACCGCCGCATCCTGTTCAAAAAGGCTCGATTGCATAATGAATGCATCTACAGAGACGATAATAGCGCTTATAAGCATAAAAAGCATGACATTGTTTTTTTGCAGCTTAAACATCGTGCAGTTCCTCCCTCTTATAATGCTTTTACATCAATATAGAGTATTTATAACTATTTTCCAAATGGATATTAAGCAGTAAAATAGTCTCTATCTCCTCTCACAAACAAGGAATTTGTCATTAAGATGTCAAATAATACAGAAGCATCCGCAACCATCGCCAGGAGGAATAGGATTTGTCAATCAGAGCGAAGCTCGTTTACCTCATATCGGTTACCGTTACCGTGATTTTGCTGCTCAATATTACGATCTACTATATGTCTTCCAAGGATGAGCTACAACGGAACGCCGAGCAGCAAATGCGTTTTATTGGCAATCAGATAGCCGTCTCCATCGCCTCCGCCGAGCAGAACAGCCAGTTGACAGAGGACGAGTTGGGGGAGCGTCTGCGCGCCGTTGCAATTGCCATACAGAGCAAGCTCGATCCCGATATTAAAAATGTTCGCAACGACGAGCTTGTACAGCTGAGCAAGGAGCTGGGTGTTGATCACATTACGCTGTGGATCCAGACGAAAGACGATATTTTATCAGTTCGCTCGACGAACCCCGACGAGCTCAATATGAGTCCGAAAACGTGGAACTATTGGTATACCGCCTTTACCCAGCTATTCGAGCAGCATAAGGTTACGATTCCCGAAGGACAGAAGCTTGAAAATTTTTGGGCAGGACCGATCAACTTCGGCACCTCCGACCCCGATAAAGTGTTTAAATGGGGCAACTATTATGACGGCACGACCAACTATATGATAAACCCTTATATTCATGCGCAAACCTTTTTGGACAGCAAAAAGAAATATGGTGCGGATGCCATCGTCGCGCAAATTTTACGTGATAAAAATAATATTCTCGAAGTGACCGGCTTCGACCCTGCCTACTTCGGCGAGACGCCTGTTGTCAGCATAAAAAATGGTGCCGTCGTATACAATCTCGATGTACGCACCATTATTTTCGGCCAATATTACTACAAGGATTCGGTCAATGACCCTATCAATACACATAAAGCGATTGAGAAAAACGAAGTCGTTACCATCGAAAGCAAGCTGAATGGCAAGCAGGTCATCAAGAGCTTTATTCCTGTTCAAGGGCCAAAGCCATACGTTATTGGCATTACCTTCAATAACTCGGCCCTACAGCAAACACTGCTGCGCCAGGTTCTGACGCAGGGCGCGATATCTCTGGGTCTGATTTTGGCGACGGTGCTGTGCAGCTACTTCATTTCCGGCTTTATGGTGCGCTCGCTTAATCAAATCGTCTGCAAGGTTAATGAAATTTCCAATGGTAACTTCGGCGCCCGCATTTCCTTAAAGAGCAACGATGAATTCGGCGTATTGGCTAATCGCGTAAATGCGATGGCGCAAAATCTGCATACGTATATGAACCGATTGACCGAATCGGCGGAAGAGCTGCGGCAGACAAAGCAGTATTTGGAATCATTCGTCAATCATACCTCTGATGCGATTCATGTCTCCAACCTGCACGGCTCTGTCATTCAGATGAATAAAGCGTTTGAGAAAATGTACGGCTGGACGGAGGAGGAGCTGCTTGGCCAACCGCTGGACAACATACCGTCTGAGCTTGAGATGGAGGGTACCTTTATGCTCGAGTTCATCCAGCAAGGCGGCTCCGTCGCCGATTACGATACGATGCGTTATGACAAAAGCGGCAGGCTGCTCGATGTGAGCATTACCGTCTCTTCGATCCGCGATGAGCAGGAGCAGATTATTGCGATTGCGACGATTTCGCGTAACATTACCGCGCGCAAGCAGACGGAGGAGGTGCTGCGACGCTCGGAGAAGCTGTCCGTCGTCGGGCAGCTGGCGGCTGGCGTCGCCCACGAGGTCCGCAATCCGCTAACGACGCTGCGCGGGTTTGTTCAGCTGTTGAAGAAAAACGGTCAGCTAGCGCCCGCCTACATTGATGTTATGCTGTCTGAGCTGGACCGGATTAATTTTATCGTCAGCGAGTTTCTTGTGTTCGCGAAGCCGCAGGCGAGCCGTTTCCAGCGTGCCAACATTCATGAGATTATGCGCGGCATCATTTTATTGCTCGATTCCGAGGCGAATATTAGCAATGTCCAGTTTACAACCCGTTTTGATAATGAAATACCCGAATTGAAATGCGAGGTTAATCAGCTGAAGCAGGTATTCGTCAATATTATTAAAAATGGGATCGAAGCGATGCCGGAAGGCGGCGAGCTTGACATTGACCTGTCCTATACGCCAACTACCGGCATTATTATTCGTATTACCGACCATGGCTTCGGCATTACCGAGGACAATCTGTCACGGCTCGGCGAGCCTTTTTTCACAACGAAGCAGGAAGGCAACGGACTTGGCCTGATGGTTTGTTATCAAATTATTGCCAATCATCGCGGCACGATGTCCTTCCAAAGCAAGAAGGGCATTGGCACGCAGGTGGAAATTCGATTGCCTGTCATACAGGACGCGCCGCCGACCGGATAGCTGGCGGTGACTCTCAAGCGCAAGGGGAGGCAAGGGGAAGCCTCAGCATATGTACGATCTACAAAAAAGACAGGGCAACTGCTCGCGCTTGCCGCCCTGTCTTTTTTGCATTTTTCTCCCACATATCTCTTTCCTCAATAGCCATGCGATTCGCAGTAATCCAGAAAGGCTTTCATATCATGCGACGCGATGAGCGGCACCACCTTCTGAATACGCATCGGCGGCCAATCCCACCATTTAATGCGAAGCAGCTTGGCAATAACCTGGTCGCTAAAGCGATACCGAATGAGCTCTGCCGGATTGCCTCCAACGATTGCATAAGGCGGAACATCCCTCGTTACCGTCGCATTCATGCCGATGACCGCTCCATCCCCAATCGTAATGCCAGACATAATGGTCGCATGTGTACAGATCCAAACGTCGTTACCGATGACGACATCACCATTTGTTTGCGGCTGGCCGGTAATGTGCAAATGCTTCGTTAGAAACGAAGTAAAAGGATAGGTCGAAACCCAATCCGTTCGGTGGTTGCCTCCTAGCATGACTGAAACGCCACCCGCAATACAGCAAAATTTGCCGATTGTCAGCTTCGTTCCCTCCCCCCAGGAAAAAGCATGCGGTTCACCGACGGTGTATTCGCCAATTCGCGTATGCCCGTCCTTATGCTTGGCAGGGAATACCGTTCGCAGCAAGTCCATGTCCATCCTATCACTCCTTCCATACCTCGCAGCGAGCTAAAATAGTATATTCAACAGCTTGCCTTTTCGCTTCCGCTCCTCTATAGAGACAGGCTGGACTTCTATCCCCGACGCTTAGTATGATGGATAAACAGATAGCTTAGAGAGGAGCAGCACACGATGACGATCCAGCCAGCAAGCCCGGTTCCCGAACTGCAAAATCTGCTGCTGCTTGACCGGATGAACGATTATTCGCAGACAGATCCGCTTTACCCATTCGCCCTAGATGAGCTGCTGTGCCGCAGCACTGGACAGGGTGGACCAGCGATATGCCATATTTGGCGCCACGAGCGCGCCTTCATACTGGGCCTGCGCGACAGCCGGCTGCCGCTGGCGGGCGACGCCTCCCGCTGGCTTGAATCGCTCGGCTATAAGGCAGCGGTACGCAACTCCGGCGGTGCGGCGGTGCCGCTTGATCCGGGCGTCGTCAACATTTCGCTCATATTGCCCAAGGCGAATACGCTAGATTTTCATTTTCATCAGGACTTTGAGCTGATGTACAGCCTTATTCGTTCCGCGCTCGCTGGGGCTGGCGTGCCAGTCGATAAAGGCGAAATCGCCGGGGCGTATTGTCCCGGCGATTTCGACCTTAGCATCGACGGCTTCAAATTTTGCGGCATTGCGCAGCGCCGCCAGGCACACGCCTATATCGTGCAGGCGTTTGTCATCGCCGAAGGCGCAGGCCAGGAGCGGGCGGCGCTGGTCCGCTCCTTCTATGAACGGGCAGCGGGCGACGCCGAGCCCGGCGCGCATCCGCTCGTAGAGAGCGGCAGCACGGCCAGCCTTGAGGAGCTGGTCGGCTTGGGGCAGGGCGGCGGTGCAGAGCACTTCGCGGACGCCGTCAAGCAGATCATCCGCAGCGGGCAGACGGCGGATGGCCTTGCCGAGGCGGCGGCTCGGCTCCAGATGCCGTCGCCTCAGCAGATCGAGGCCATGGCGCAATCGCTGCGCGGGCGCTATGCAGCTACGCAGATGTAGCCCATCCGGCTAGGTCAAGCCTAGCTAAGCTAAGCTTAGTTTAGTTTGATCTGGCGTTTCCCACCTTAGCGTACCTTAAGTAAACAAAATGCCTCCTGCCCTGCTGCGAAGCAGCATAAGCAAGAGGCATTATTAGGGTCATGATGATCGCGGGGTTCTGCGAAATATAATATAAATGACCTCGGAGAAGACTAGCCCGATGGCGATAGAGCCTGAAATCATGAAGGCCTGCATCGCAAGCTCGACAGCCACGACATATTCCTCCTGCACGATATGGCGCATCGCATCATAGGCGATTTTGCCCGGCACAAGCGGAATAATGCCCGCCGCACTGAATACAATGATGGGCGTCCGATAATGCTT
This window encodes:
- the map gene encoding type I methionyl aminopeptidase, giving the protein MIIIKTEAEINRMHEAGKILAECHRQIAKLIQPGITTHEIDQFAEKFMKQNGATPEQKGYNGYPYATCASTNDIICHGFPKKEKLKEGDIVTIDMVVNLNGWLADSAWSYAVGEVTDEAKHLLAVTEKSLYLGIEQALIGKRIGDVSHAIQSYAEAEGFSVVRDFIGHGIGKDMHEDPQVPHYGPPDKGPRIKEGMVFTIEPMLNAGTYFSKLDSDGWTARTRDGRLSAQYEHTIAITKDGPLILTQQ
- a CDS encoding ATP-binding protein; translated protein: MSIRAKLVYLISVTVTVILLLNITIYYMSSKDELQRNAEQQMRFIGNQIAVSIASAEQNSQLTEDELGERLRAVAIAIQSKLDPDIKNVRNDELVQLSKELGVDHITLWIQTKDDILSVRSTNPDELNMSPKTWNYWYTAFTQLFEQHKVTIPEGQKLENFWAGPINFGTSDPDKVFKWGNYYDGTTNYMINPYIHAQTFLDSKKKYGADAIVAQILRDKNNILEVTGFDPAYFGETPVVSIKNGAVVYNLDVRTIIFGQYYYKDSVNDPINTHKAIEKNEVVTIESKLNGKQVIKSFIPVQGPKPYVIGITFNNSALQQTLLRQVLTQGAISLGLILATVLCSYFISGFMVRSLNQIVCKVNEISNGNFGARISLKSNDEFGVLANRVNAMAQNLHTYMNRLTESAEELRQTKQYLESFVNHTSDAIHVSNLHGSVIQMNKAFEKMYGWTEEELLGQPLDNIPSELEMEGTFMLEFIQQGGSVADYDTMRYDKSGRLLDVSITVSSIRDEQEQIIAIATISRNITARKQTEEVLRRSEKLSVVGQLAAGVAHEVRNPLTTLRGFVQLLKKNGQLAPAYIDVMLSELDRINFIVSEFLVFAKPQASRFQRANIHEIMRGIILLLDSEANISNVQFTTRFDNEIPELKCEVNQLKQVFVNIIKNGIEAMPEGGELDIDLSYTPTTGIIIRITDHGFGITEDNLSRLGEPFFTTKQEGNGLGLMVCYQIIANHRGTMSFQSKKGIGTQVEIRLPVIQDAPPTG
- a CDS encoding CatB-related O-acetyltransferase, whose amino-acid sequence is MDMDLLRTVFPAKHKDGHTRIGEYTVGEPHAFSWGEGTKLTIGKFCCIAGGVSVMLGGNHRTDWVSTYPFTSFLTKHLHITGQPQTNGDVVIGNDVWICTHATIMSGITIGDGAVIGMNATVTRDVPPYAIVGGNPAELIRYRFSDQVIAKLLRIKWWDWPPMRIQKVVPLIASHDMKAFLDYCESHGY
- a CDS encoding lipoate--protein ligase family protein, giving the protein MTIQPASPVPELQNLLLLDRMNDYSQTDPLYPFALDELLCRSTGQGGPAICHIWRHERAFILGLRDSRLPLAGDASRWLESLGYKAAVRNSGGAAVPLDPGVVNISLILPKANTLDFHFHQDFELMYSLIRSALAGAGVPVDKGEIAGAYCPGDFDLSIDGFKFCGIAQRRQAHAYIVQAFVIAEGAGQERAALVRSFYERAAGDAEPGAHPLVESGSTASLEELVGLGQGGGAEHFADAVKQIIRSGQTADGLAEAAARLQMPSPQQIEAMAQSLRGRYAATQM
- a CDS encoding threonine/serine exporter family protein encodes the protein MVVQLLEQLVVSFIACAAFSLIFSVQKQRLIQCGLVGSAGWLAYTVCIMLEMRTIPATLLAVCVVTIISQIMAKHYRTPIIVFSAAGIIPLVPGKIAYDAMRHIVQEEYVVAVELAMQAFMISGSIAIGLVFSEVIYIIFRRTPRSS